The segment GAAAGTCTGAGGGAACTTCTCATGCGCTTGAATTTTACACCTGAACCACTTGTTAATAAAGCTGCAGCTCGTGCTTTGGCAATTCTTGGTATATTTTTTTGGATtttactttttttgtttttttggtttAGAATCTTAAGATTATAAGATTATCTGATTATGTTCTTTTTCTAGGAGAGAATGAAAGTTTGCGACGTGCTATTAGAGGGAGACAAATACCAAGACAAGGCCTACGCATACTCTCAATGGATGGAGGTGGCATGAAAGGTCTTGCAACTGTGCAGATCCTTAAAGAAATTGAGAAGGGAACTGGAAAGCGGATACATGAGCTATTTGACCTTATATGTGGAACATCGACAGGTGGTATGCTTGCTGTTGCCCTTGGTATTAAGTTGATGACCTTGGAGCAGTGTGAAGAGATTTACAAAAAGCTTGGTGAGTATGCTGCATAAATATTCATTCAATAacaatttacttgtttatttttttactttattcTCCCATATTGGCTCTGTAGGAAAACTTGTTTTTGCTGAACCTATGCCAAATAACGAATCAGCAACTTGGAGGGAAAAGTTTGATCAGCTTTATAAAAGTTCATCACAGAGTTTCAGAGTTGTTGTACACGGATCTAAAGTATGAATCTCTTTGATGTATACAAAATTTGTGCATCTTTTTTCAATGATAAGTTCCTCATGTCTTGCTGGAAAATGCATGTGCATCAGTATGTATACAGGGATATGCATGAATAACTGTGTGAAATTGGATCTCAAACAAATGGGATTTTCCTACTTTCTAACCAGATAATTTATGAGCTTTTAGGGGATTTACAATAACTTCTGGAGGTGTTCATTATACCAATAATTCAAATGGGCCTGTTTGTTTTACCTTTCAAAGTATCATTTGCTTTCAACAAGACATCATAACTTTTAGTATTGCAGCACAGTGCAGATCAGTTTGAGAGGTTGCTAAGGGAAATGTGTGCTGATGAGGATGGCGACCTACTAATTGAATCTGCTGTGAAAAACATTCCAAAAGTTTTTATTGTGTCAACTTTGGTGAGCGTGGCACCAGCTCAGCCTTTTTTATTCCGCAATTATCAGGTTGAGGTCAAGGGTTCCTTTTTTATCATATAATATGAACTCTTTTTGGGTTCAAGTATTTTGTTGCTTATATATGGTAATCTTGTTAGCTGTATAAATTTgttacacttttttttttcttactgTGCAGTACCCTGTGGGAACACCTGAAGTGCCTCTTGCAATATCTGAAAGTTCAGGAATCACCATTCTAGGGTCTCCAACTACAGGTTCTCAAATTGGCTACAAACAAAGTGCTTTTATGGGAAGTTGTAAACACCATGTGTGGCAAGCTATACGAGCATCTTCTGCTGCCCCATATTATCTTGATGACTTCTCTGATGGTATTTTTCTTCTGTTTGCTTAGATCAACTACATCTTTTAAGAATGTCTAAGCTTTTTAACCTTTATTTTACCATTTGTGTAGATGTGTACCGCTGGCAAGATGGTGCTATAGTGGCAAACAATCCAACTGTCTTTTCCTTAAGAGAAGCACAACTTTTGTGGCCTGATACAAAAATTGACTGTATAGTTTCAATTGGTTGTTGTTCTCTGCCTATTAAGGTAATTGCTTCCCTTTTGTGCTTTTGCAATTTAAgaatttttcatgacattgcTCTAAGTATCCATAAACCTTTACCAATAACCATGACCCTGAACTGAAAATCACCATTTCACGAGGATATTCCTGCAGATTAATAGGAAACAGAACAGGTGCTTTTATTGATGCTTCAACTTCTATGTGATATGTTTCTATGTGGTTCTGATATTTTGCCTAACTGGATGATAAAAATCAAAAGACTTCAATTTCATAAATTCATGATTATCTCTTCTGTGTTATAGGCACGAAAAGGTGGTTGGCGTTATCTAGATACCGGACAAGTGTTGATTGAGAGTGCATGCTCTGTGGATCGAGCTGAGGAAGCTTTGAGCATACTGTTACCTATGCTCCCTGAGATCCAATACTTTCGGTTTAATCCAGGTACAAAAATTTACAGGTTCATTATGGCTTCCACGGTTGTGTAACAGCTCTTTAGTTAAATAATTATGAACTTTTCACTATTTTATATGGTTGCCCCTGTAGTTGATGAACGTTGTGACATGGAGCTGGATGAGACTGATCCGACAGTTTGGCTGAAACTAGAAGCTGCTGTAGATGACTACATCCAAAACAATTCAGATTCCTTGAAGAACGCATGTGAAAGGCTTCTTCTACCCTTTATACATGATGAGAAGTGGGCAGACAGTTTGAAATCTCCACATTTTACGAAGGCAAAGGCAACAAATTCAGGTGTTGAACCTTGTTGTTGTTAGTTGCATGTGTTCTAACTTTCTGGATGCTATGCTAAATCTTCTCAAATTCATTTTTCTTGGTCTATACTAGTTCCAGGTGAAAGTAGCCCTTCATTAGGTTGGAGGCGAGATATACTACTTGTTGAAGCTTTGAATAGTCCTGATTCGGGAAGAATTGTGCACCATGCTCGAGCACTTGAGTCATTTTGTTCAAGAAATGGAATAAGATTATCTCTTTTGCATGACATATCTGGAATTTCAAAGGCGGTACTGGAAAAAAAATTTCCAACATCATTTACCTCTCCTCTGATCACTGAAAGTTATCCCTCAAGCCCTCTTGTTTTCAGTCCTGATGTTGGCTCGCAAAGGCTTGGCCGAATTGACATGGTCCCACCTTTAAGCTTGGATGGATCTGGAAAAACAGTTACTTCACCCCCAGAACTCTGTCCTGAGCCCAGGCAGCTTTCTTTACCCGTACAGTCATTACACGAGAAGTTACAGAATCTACCACAAGTGGGCATTATACATATGGTACTTCAAAATGACTCCATTGGCTCAATATTAAGGTCTAAAAGCCTTTCTGTTTTGTCGCATAATTTGTGTGTGTAGATTATGCCCTAATCTTAACCTTCTAACCTTCTAGCTGCTTCTTTCTCTAGTTGGCAGAAGGATGTGTTTGTCGTGGCTGAACCTGGAGAATTGGCTGATAAGTTTCTACAAAGTGTCAAGGATACAATGTCCTTTGTGATGCAGAACCAGAATCGGAAGGGTGCATTACCTTTTGCTAATATTGCTGATTTGGTTCACTGCAGACCATACTTCCAAGTTGGAAATATTGTCCACAGATATGTTGGACACCAAACTCGAGTGTGATGCTTTTCTCATTTGCTTTGTAATGATTTCATTTGCTGTCAATTTGGCATTATCAAAACTAATGAACTTCTGTTGTGATTTTTATGAGTTGTTAAAGGTCGTGGAAAATGATAAAGAAATCAGGGCATACATGTTTTGTCGTAACATACCTTCTTTGCACATAATACCTGAAGATGTTCGTTCCACGGTATGTACGTTGCTTTCATTTGATTATCTAGTTTACCAGTCAAAGCACATGATACCTGAATCCCGATGACATCCATTGGATAATTTGTATTTCCCTTTTTCACTCTGGTTAGCTTTTGCATGGAGAAATAATTCGTGGTTAACCTCCATTGTCCACTTTATGTCTATTAATGTTCTGTGTTCTGGTTGTCTTGTAAGGCCAATATCTCATTTACAGGTCTAGTGTAATTTCCCTTGGTCCAATTGTATAACTTTATGGATCGAGATGACCTTGCTAGAAATAAGATTACCGTTATTTTTAGCCATTCTGGATGTTGTAGGGCCAATGTTCAGCAGATTCAATAATCCCACTTTCAATGGCAGCGGAAGTCTtcttttatatgttttatgtTATTTTCTTTCTGTTCTCTGTGGATAATGAGCTATGATACCCTGAAGAAAATTGTTTTGGTATCATTTTgctgaaaatatttttttctttttgacaaATTGTGCTATGTTGAATAATGCCAGGTTGGAGCTTGGAGGGACAGGATCATAATCTACACCGGGACTCATGGTCCCACTGCAAATTTGATTAAGGCCTTTCTGGATTCTGGGGCAAAAGCTGTTATATGCCCCATTGCTGAGCCCCAAGATGTGTCAGTGACAACAGTTACTGGATCAGGAAAGTATAACACCCCGGAAAACGGAGAGTTCAAGATTGGTGCAGAAGATATAGAAGGTGAAGAGGCTGAACGTATCAGTCCAGCAAGCGATAGGGAAGACAACGACTCGGAGAAGAATGGAAACCACCAAACTAGCGGTTTCCCGGACGAAGAAGAAGAGGAACTATCAGAGTTTGTATGTCAGTTTTATGACTTGGTATTGCGTGAAGGAGCAAGCGTGGATGCTGCCCTGAAGAATGCTCTTGCCTCCCATCGGAAGCTGAGGTATTCCTGTCACCTTCCGCGTGAAAATGAGCTTGTCAAATAAATCTCATTCAACATTTAGAAACAAGTAATAAAACGAAGGCAGATGaggcagagagagagagagagagagagagagagagagagagagaatagAAAATATCAAGTGCATGAATAACTCCtacatttattttctatcattcaTTTTAGGTTAAAATATACCCCTAGATCGTTCCTATATTTTTCATAGTTTGAGaatttagttttcttttttctttttatttaaaaattcatatccaATAGATAGCTCTGTTAAAATTTTCTGCTGACATGGATTTTAGGAAAAAAATATTTGGTATTTTACGTGTCATTTAAAGGGTAAATTagagaagtaaaaaaaaaactaacaaaAAAAGGGAGTAAAAAGTTTCGTAATCTTACAGAAAAAAAACTTTGAAATCTTGGAAGAAAAACCGTAAATCCAGTcgtattttatgattttaaagTGAAATACCAAACTCATTTTCAATCCCTGATATTCAAATTTAAACCCATCCTAAAACCTAACCCCTTTCGAGAATTTTGAATCTGGAAGCTAATCCGATCTCAACCTTCAATGGTCTCTAAATCTCAACCTTGCAATCTTTTGCATCTGGGATTGCAAAAGTTATAAATAAACCAAGTTTATCAGCTTGAATCTGATGGTTTACGTTGAGTGtgggttttatttatattttggtgTATATATACAGTTTGTATGtataatttatgtatatataatggGTTAGGGTTTTCCTATAAAATACGAAATGGGTTTAACATTTCAAATAATTTCGATTCGATGTTGTGGGCTTGGTttctttgtttttcatttttaagATTAGTTGCAGAGAAGAAGATCATAAAATGTTTTTCCGCCACATTTCTCTGCTTGAGAAGAAAGTATTGAAACATGTTTCTGAAACATGTTTCTATTACTCATTAATTTACATTTTAAATGACATGTCAAATGCCAAGTAAGTGttatttttctttctaaaatcCACATCAGCATAGTTAAATAAAaaaagtatagggattaaattcTCAAAACACCAATAACTACAGGGACTAAAAGGATATTTTAACCTTCATTATATTAACAAGAAGtgtatatattttgattttcttttattgGAAATGTGTATAGAAATTGAAATTTCGTCTTAGCGCCTAGCGATAGCCTTTTCTGTGTGTTGTAACCTAGCCAGTGTCTTCTTATGAGCTTATTCTGTACCTTTATTAGAGTGCAGTTACTGAAAATGACCAcagatagttttttttttttttgaacaaaaaAACAGCCCAAACAGGCCTAACTTTCATTTATAACATCTTGAATAACAAGATCATGGATTGAAAATGACCACAGATAGTTACTATTGATGGTAAGGGTGATGGATTGAAGATGATGATTGCTATATGAAGTATAAACTCATTAAATTGATCGTACATTCTATTTTTTTTGTAGAAAATGATTTGATCTTTATTAAGATGATGGATTGCTTGCACGAAATAGAGAGAGAaaactttatttcttttttatcatTATTGCTTTCTGATGATATTTTCACTCGCTCACTAGAGCTTCAAATCCCCTTATGTTCATGTTTTTTTTAACTGGAAGAAGATTTATAATTGAATATGTTCTATTTTATTTAAATGGTGAATCCTGACGTTAACATAAAAATGCTACCTAAAACTTGATTGGGGGGCATGCAGGGCAATATTGCAAACACATGAAGTATATGATTATGTTATCCCTATCCAGTGCTCCAATTGTGCAGAAACCCATACTGACCACTTTTATTaaaagtgattaagactaaaATAGCTTATTAAAGTAACCTTAATTACCATATCTTCAAAAAGATCACCAGGGCCACCATTTTCTTCAGCGACAAGCTTCCATTAATAATACCACTTCGAATGCACCAAGTTTTTCTCAGAGAACTCCTGTTGTGATAGGAACAAGAGGAACTGTGGGATCACTACTCCAGAAGGAAATCGAGTACTTTACCAAGTTCGAGTTAGAGGGACGAGGGAGCTTTGCCTTTTGGACGTCTCGTGGACAAATAGTGGAAAAGGATTGCAGGAGTGGTCATTCAAAGTTTCTGGCCGGAAACGGAAGAGGTGGCAGCGGATTCCGACCATCGACCAAGCCTATGTTGCAGATAAATATGAATCAGCTAAAGAAGATTCCTGGTTTCAGTTACAGGATCCTTAAAAATGACGTGTATAACTTTCAGGTTTAGTCATGTTGGAGGCAGCCTCTTAAGTTGGATTTTTAGGAACCCACCCTTCAAGCCCAGAGCTTCAACTTCTCTTCGTAAAATCAAAACCCATGGTTACTCTTTTTCTTAGAGACACAATCATGTTGAACTGCGGCACAGAACCTTGGAGGTTCCCCTATGTATGGTTTCGTTATCTTTCATGCACAATCTTTGAATTGTATATGCTGATATACTTACAAAATGAAAAACACCCTTTGCTCTGTTTGGTCTTGCTTTCAACTGCTAATCTAATCAGCTCCCGACTTTATGAAAAATATTCAAATcacttaatttgagaaaagggaATGAGATCCATGTCAAGATTTTGTATTCTTTTTACAAGTATCTTTGACATTTGAGGAATTCTGAAATATGATGTTCAGATAATGCCATAACAGCTCCAATTGGCCGCCTTCTTTTTGTTACTTTCTCTGCCTCTCAATATCGCTTGCTGCAATTGCAAGAACTTGATAATTGATAAAGACCCTTTACAGGGTACTTCTCTTCATGTAGGGAATCGCCATCACCATCAACTTCTGCCGGTCCTTAAATAATGGCTCTGCCTGCGGGTTAAAAGATTAATTTAAATTGACCATACATGATTGATTgagttgttaaaatattaattatataaaatataattaatttatataaaactattttaaatttatattagtgTGAATGAATCCTTACTAGTAATAAGTAAGAGATGATTAATATGATGAGTTTTTAGCTAAGCAATGAAACAATAACATTAGACGTAACTTAAAAtcgaatttaaaaaattaatctttataattcataaaataaacttaaaagatATCTTAATTCTGAAACATGAAGTTCTGTTACCAAAAACAATTGATTATGAAATCCATATAAATACTAAAGTAACCAAGTTTTATAATTCGCTGCCACTTCATTTCATACATGCGAGCATAAAAATGTTAATAGCTATAAACCatactttacaaattataaaagtGTTTATAGGTCATGCCTAAAACTACCTATAACTCCTCCCCAATTTTTAAACAAGAGGATAATGTGTTTTGACGCACTTAAATCTAAGGGTGAGCAAAATCAGATTCGATTCaaaaaactcgataaaaaattcaaattttaaattaaatagttcgagttatttgagttaatcaagttatttggatcaattcgaataaaaaattaagtttttttatttaactcgaatatgaattacataatttgagttatccgaaaatatgaataagaaaagacaaaactacatagttttgataaatgtttactttattaaaagttaaaaatcaaaataattaagttaaaaggtaaaactacgtcattttgataaatgtttactcattaagttaaaagacTAAATCATTATATTGTTCATGTAGTTAAAGAATCTTGTACTtcatctactagttaaataatcggtccatCTAAACACAACgttaagtataaataataggattcattaactcgactcgatttgactcgaaattttttgactcgattcgattcgattcgaaaaaatttcaaattgagttcggttgctaaaataggatttgtcaactagactaactcgaaaattttttactcgattcgactcgactcgatcgaatactcacccctacTCAAATTTATATCTTTTTACACTGATAATAATGTTGATGCCAACTGAGCAAAGACTCTATCGACATCAAACGATATAATTAtatcttatattttattttaaatcatatactaaatatattttataacttaaattcatttcttaatttttttaattcttattttagaacacttaattttttattttaccaaacacaaattaaataaattaaaattaaaaaatataaattcaaaccCCAAAGCCAGGCGAACTGGATTGAGCAGAGCGGACCACCCGCCAATACATTGCTGATCCTTGTTCGGCATTTCCAATGTGATTTGTTCGGCATTGCTGATCCTTTTGAATTATGATAAGATAAAATAACGTGCTTCATTAATTGTAGCCTTCTCTTTTTATATGTATACAGACGTGAATTTTCGTAGCCAATCAACCACGTCTAGAGGCTTACGTGGATAGCAAAGGCCAAGGGTTCCAAAGAAATCAATTTCTTTAAATATgttcattatttcataaaatataaacaatttaatgCCTTAACAGCACAACACTAGATATGACATATCAGTTTTATAAAAGGAAACTGTATATATAATGGCAACAATCATACAAGATAAAAGAATTTAATGAGATTTTGGTGACGGGACATCG is part of the Gossypium arboreum isolate Shixiya-1 chromosome 5, ASM2569848v2, whole genome shotgun sequence genome and harbors:
- the LOC108450454 gene encoding phospholipase A I-like isoform X2 gives rise to the protein MSWGLGWKRPSETFRLSLNYGYEESTEKPHRKSSSPVLTSSSSSSALLTSTDPQDLGSKIDLDWVSGDDDDQVALRLQSQLMVALPAPQDAVAIELRETAENVVRVEMKVEKKREPLRAVTMFKAGGSGQQSDGVGVLARLLRSDLVLSGNGSPTGYDDHWRSVTLLSLCGCGLTTLPIELTRLPVLEKIYLDNNKLSQLPHELGELKTLKVLRVDNNVLVSVPVELKQCIGLVEISLEHNKLVRPLLDFRDMAELQILRLFGNPLEFLPEILPLRKLRHLSLANIRIVADENLKSVTVQIEMENISYFGASRHKLSAFFSLIFRFSSCHHPLLASALAKIIMQNQGNRIVVGKDENALQQLISMINSDNRHVVKQACSALSTLAGDVSVAIQLMKCDIMQRIKNVMKSPAPEKLISVLQVVVTLAFGSDTVAQRMLNKDVLRSLKLLCAHKNPEVQRLALVAVGNLAFCLENRHILVTSESLRELLMRLNFTPEPLVNKAAARALAILGENESLRRAIRGRQIPRQGLRILSMDGGGMKGLATVQILKEIEKGTGKRIHELFDLICGTSTGGMLAVALGIKLMTLEQCEEIYKKLGKLVFAEPMPNNESATWREKFDQLYKSSSQSFRVVVHGSKHSADQFERLLREMCADEDGDLLIESAVKNIPKVFIVSTLVSVAPAQPFLFRNYQYPVGTPEVPLAISESSGITILGSPTTGSQIGYKQSAFMGSCKHHVWQAIRASSAAPYYLDDFSDDVYRWQDGAIVANNPTVFSLREAQLLWPDTKIDCIVSIGCCSLPIKARKGGWRYLDTGQVLIESACSVDRAEEALSILLPMLPEIQYFRFNPVDERCDMELDETDPTVWLKLEAAVDDYIQNNSDSLKNACERLLLPFIHDEKWADSLKSPHFTKAKATNSGESSPSLGWRRDILLVEALNSPDSGRIVHHARALESFCSRNGIRLSLLHDISGISKAVLEKKFPTSFTSPLITESYPSSPLVFSPDVGSQRLGRIDMVPPLSLDGSGKTVTSPPELCPEPRQLSLPVQSLHEKLQNLPQVGIIHMVLQNDSIGSILSWQKDVFVVAEPGELADKFLQSVKDTMSFVMQNQNRKGALPFANIADLVHCRPYFQVGNIVHRYVGHQTRVVENDKEIRAYMFCRNIPSLHIIPEDVRSTVGAWRDRIIIYTGTHGPTANLIKAFLDSGAKAVICPIAEPQDVSVTTVTGSGKYNTPENGEFKIGAEDIEGEEAERISPASDREDNDSEKNGNHQTSGFPDEEEEELSEFVCQFYDLVLREGASVDAALKNALASHRKLRYSCHLPRENELVK
- the LOC108450454 gene encoding phospholipase A I-like isoform X1, giving the protein MSWGLGWKRPSETFRLSLNYGYEESTEKPHRKSSSPVLTSSSSSSALLTSTDPQDLGSKIDLDWVSGDDDDQVALRLQSQLMVALPAPQDAVAIELRETAENVVRVEMKVEKKREPLRAVTMFKAGGSGQQSDGVGVLARLLRSDLVLSGNGSPTGYDDHWRSVTLLSLCGCGLTTLPIELTRLPVLEKIYLDNNKLSQLPHELGELKTLKVLRVDNNVLVSVPVELKQCIGLVEISLEHNKLVRPLLDFRDMAELQILRLFGNPLEFLPEILPLRKLRHLSLANIRIVADENLKSVTVQIEMENISYFGASRHKLSAFFSLIFRFSSCHHPLLASALAKIIMQNQGNRIVVGKDENALQQLISMINSDNRHVVKQACSALSTLAGDVSVAIQLMKCDIMQRIKNVMKSPAPEKLISVLQVVVTLAFGSDTVAQRMLNKDVLRSLKLLCAHKNPEVQRLALVAVGNLAFCLENRHILVTSESLRELLMRLNFTPEPLVNKAAARALAILGENESLRRAIRGRQIPRQGLRILSMDGGGMKGLATVQILKEIEKGTGKRIHELFDLICGTSTGGMLAVALGIKLMTLEQCEEIYKKLGKLVFAEPMPNNESATWREKFDQLYKSSSQSFRVVVHGSKHSADQFERLLREMCADEDGDLLIESAVKNIPKVFIVSTLVSVAPAQPFLFRNYQYPVGTPEVPLAISESSGITILGSPTTGSQIGYKQSAFMGSCKHHVWQAIRASSAAPYYLDDFSDDVYRWQDGAIVANNPTVFSLREAQLLWPDTKIDCIVSIGCCSLPIKARKGGWRYLDTGQVLIESACSVDRAEEALSILLPMLPEIQYFRFNPVDERCDMELDETDPTVWLKLEAAVDDYIQNNSDSLKNACERLLLPFIHDEKWADSLKSPHFTKAKATNSVPGESSPSLGWRRDILLVEALNSPDSGRIVHHARALESFCSRNGIRLSLLHDISGISKAVLEKKFPTSFTSPLITESYPSSPLVFSPDVGSQRLGRIDMVPPLSLDGSGKTVTSPPELCPEPRQLSLPVQSLHEKLQNLPQVGIIHMVLQNDSIGSILSWQKDVFVVAEPGELADKFLQSVKDTMSFVMQNQNRKGALPFANIADLVHCRPYFQVGNIVHRYVGHQTRVVENDKEIRAYMFCRNIPSLHIIPEDVRSTVGAWRDRIIIYTGTHGPTANLIKAFLDSGAKAVICPIAEPQDVSVTTVTGSGKYNTPENGEFKIGAEDIEGEEAERISPASDREDNDSEKNGNHQTSGFPDEEEEELSEFVCQFYDLVLREGASVDAALKNALASHRKLRYSCHLPRENELVK